One Aegilops tauschii subsp. strangulata cultivar AL8/78 chromosome 7, Aet v6.0, whole genome shotgun sequence genomic window carries:
- the LOC109756189 gene encoding G-type lectin S-receptor-like serine/threonine-protein kinase At2g19130 gives MATLHMFLGLLLLSMHTIPPSIATKDDTLAPGQPFAVGDKLVSSNGKFALGFFQPSAGNTSKSSTSPHWYLAIWFNKIHVITPVWVANRETPIAGPDLRATQLQVSEDGNLVVLNNATQSVVWSTNITNTRTNTNISNARTNTSNTRAILLGSGNLVIESLSSEVLWQSFDDPTDVLLPGAKIGWNKVTGLNRLGISWKSRIDPGLGSFSVGLVTNGTRMVTARRRGYPSEVYWWWSPDDHSSMQIPAITKLLQMSPQTSMVVPEYVNNREEEYYMYTSPDEISSFLFMDVFGQARLNVWSQDNQAWHSIYVNPADPCTPYAACGPFTVCTGSSHPPCECMESFSRTSPQDWELGDRTGGCSRNTPLDCNGNRSSTDVFHPIARVALPYGPQSLQHAPANRSECEWACLTNCSCTAYSYHDSKCSVWQGELFSVNKDDGIEISSEYTLYIRLAAGDVPSSTRDGKRKPAAGAVIAASVISFGLLMLMLLLVILRNRFNWCGMSSQDTNQGSVGVVAFRYADLGRATKNFSVKLGAGGFGTVFKGVLSDLTSVAVKRLEGARQGEKQFRAEVSALGLIQHINLVKLVGFCCHGDKRLLVYEHMCNGSLDSHLFQSNGIVLNWSTRYQIAIGVARGLSYLHQSCRECIIHCDIKPENVLLDESFVPKIADFGLASVIGRDFSRVLTTFRGTTGYLAPEWLSGVAITSKVDVYSFGMVLIEIISGRRNASVVHTNSNDHVTFFPVQAINKLHEGDVQSLVDPELHGDFNLDEVERVCNVACWCIQDNELERPTMGEVVRVLEGLMELDMPPMPRLLAAITT, from the coding sequence ATGGCTACCCTCCACATGttcctcggcctcctcctcctctccatgCACACCATTCCTCCTAGCATAGCCACAAAAGACGATACTCTCGCGCCAGGCCAGCCATTTGCCGTCGGCGACAAGCTCGTCTCCAGCAACGGCAAGTTCGCGCTTGGCTTCTTCCAGCCCAGTGCCGGCAACACCAGCAAGTCATCCACCTCTCCACATTGGTACCTTGCCATATGGTTCAACAAGATCCATGTCATCACTCCCGTTTGGGTCGCCAACCGGGAGACGCCAATCGCCGGACCCGATCTGAGAGCAACGCAGCTTCAAGTCTCAGAAGATGGCAACCTTGTCGTTTTAAACAACGCCACCCAATCCGTTGTCTGGTCCACCAACATCACCAATACAAGAACCAACACCAACATCTCCAATGCTAGAACCAACACCAGCAACACGAGGGCCATCCTCTTGGGCAGTGGGAACCTCGTCATAGAAAGCCTGTCAAGCGAGGTGCTGTGGCAGAGCTTCGACGACCCAACCGACGTCCTGCTCCCAGGCGCCAAGATCGGCTGGAACAAGGTCACCGGCCTGAACCGTCTCGGCATCTCGTGGAAGAGCCGGATTGATCCGGGCCTCGGCTCCTTCAGCGTGGGGCTGGTAACCAATGGCACCAGGATGGTGACGGCCAGGCGTCGAGGCTACCCTTCCGAAGTGTACTGGTGGTGGTCGCCTGACGACCACTCGTCGATGCAGATCCCAGCAATCACGAAgctgctgcaaatgagcccacaGACCAGCATGGTCGTCCCAGAATACGTCAACAACAGGGAGGAGGAGTACTACATGTACACCTCACCAGATGAGATCTCTTCGTTCCTCTTCATGGACGTGTTTGGTCAGGCCAGGCTGAACGTGTGGTCGCAAGACAACCAGGCATGGCATAGCATCTACGTCAACCCAGCCGATCCCTGCACCCCATACGCCGCCTGCGGACCGTTCACCGTCTGCACCGGCAGCTCGCACCCGCCATGCGAGTGCATGGAGAGCTTCTCCAGAACGTCGCCTCAGGATTGGGAGCTCGGTGACCGGACAGGAGGGTGCTCCAGAAACACTCCGCTGGATTGCAATGGCAACAGGAGTTCCACAGACGTGTTCCACCCCATAGCTCGTGTGGCATTGCCCTATGGTCCCCAGAGTTTACAGCATGCTCCTGCAAATCGGAGCGAATGCGAATGGGCCTGCCTCACCAACTGCTCCTGCACTGCTTACTCCTACCATGACAGCAAATGCTCTGTTTGGCAAGGGGAGTTGTTCAGTGTAAACAAGGATGATGGCATCGAGATCAGCTCTGAATATACTCTGTATATTCGCCTTGCTGCCGGAGATGTTCCGAGTTCAACAAGAGATGGTAAAAGAAAACCAGCAGCTGGAGCTGTTATTGCTGCAAGCGTTATCAGTTTTGGGTTGCTGATGCTCATGCTGCTACTGGTGATCTTAAGGAACAGATTCAACTGGTGTGGTATGTCATCACAGGACACCAATCAAGGTAGTGTTGGAGTTGTTGCCTTTAGATACGCCGATTTGGGCCGTGCTACAAAGAATTTCTCAGTGAAGCTAGGAGCAGGAGGTTTTGGGACTGTATTTAAGGGAGTTCTAAGTGACCTGACTAGTGTAGCAGTGAAAAGGCTTGAAGGTGCGCGTCAGGGAGAGAAGCAATTCAGGGCAGAGGTAAGTGCACTTGGACTGATCCAGCACATCAACCTGGTCAAATTGGTTGGTTTCTGTTGTCATGGTGATAAGAGGCTACTTGTATATGAACACATGTGCAATGGTTCTCTTGATTCCCATCTGTTCCAAAGCAATGGTATAGTCCTCAACTGGAGCACCAGATATCAGATAGCCATCGGAGTTGCTAGAGGATTGTCCTACCTGCATCAGAGTTGCCGCGAATGCATCATACACTGCGATATCAAGCCAGAAAATGTACTTCTCGATGAATCGTTTGTCCCTAAAATTGCAGACTTTGGGTTGGCATCGGTCATAGGAAGGGATTTTAGCCGGGTTCTAACTACATTCAGGGGAACTACAGGGTATCTTGCCCCAGAGTGGCTTAGCGGGGTTGCTATTACATCAAAAGTCGATGTTTACAGCTTTGGCATGGTACTGATAGAAATCATATCGGGAAGAAGGAATGCGTCTGTTGTGCACACTAACAGCAACGACCATGTCACTTTTTTCCCTGTGCAAGCCATCAACAAGCTTCATGAGGGAGATGTGCAGAGCTTGGTAGATCCAGAATTACATGGTGACTTTAACTTGGATGAGGTTGAAAGAGTTTGCAATGTAGCATGTTGGTGTATCCAGGATAATGAGCTGGAGCGGCCAACAATGGGTGAAGTGGTCAGAGTTCTTGAGGGTCTAATGGAGCTTGATATGCCTCCGATGCCAAGACTGCTTGCGGCTATAACAACATAA